One window of Burkholderia thailandensis E264 genomic DNA carries:
- the tolQ gene encoding protein TolQ, whose translation MNTSQDLSIISLVLNASVLAQAVMGLLLVLSLMSWTFIFRKWFAIRRARAQTERFERDFWSGGDLQALYQSAANNRHTIGALERIFESGMREFLKAKEKRLNDPALLLDGARRAMRASFQREMDVLESNLSFLASVGSVSPYIGLFGTVWGIMNSFRGLANVQQATLANVAPGIAEALVATAIGLFAAIPAVVAYNRYAHDIDRLAIRFETFIEEFSNILQRQAQ comes from the coding sequence ATGAACACTTCTCAAGACCTGTCGATCATTTCCCTCGTCCTCAACGCGAGCGTGCTCGCCCAGGCGGTGATGGGGCTTCTCCTCGTCCTGTCGCTGATGTCGTGGACGTTCATCTTCCGCAAGTGGTTCGCGATCCGCCGCGCCCGCGCGCAGACCGAGCGCTTCGAGCGCGACTTCTGGTCCGGCGGCGACCTGCAGGCGCTGTACCAGAGCGCCGCGAACAACCGCCACACGATCGGAGCGCTCGAGCGGATCTTCGAATCGGGGATGCGCGAGTTCCTGAAGGCAAAGGAAAAGCGCCTGAACGATCCGGCGCTGCTCCTCGATGGCGCGCGCCGCGCAATGCGCGCATCATTTCAGCGTGAGATGGACGTCCTCGAATCGAATCTGTCGTTCCTCGCGTCCGTCGGCTCGGTGAGCCCGTACATCGGCCTGTTCGGCACCGTCTGGGGGATCATGAACTCGTTCCGCGGCCTCGCGAACGTTCAGCAGGCAACCCTCGCGAACGTCGCGCCGGGCATCGCCGAAGCGCTCGTCGCGACCGCGATCGGCCTGTTCGCCGCGATTCCGGCCGTCGTCGCGTACAACCGCTACGCGCACGACATCGACCGCCTCGCGATCCGCTTCGAAACGTTCATCGAAGAGTTCTCGAATATCCTGCAGCGCCAGGCGCAATAA
- a CDS encoding DUF3318 domain-containing protein — protein MSAAQYRALRKELLILRSDVERLELAQAGAELRQSVTHFKWLKLLVPGVSGGSLGKSARNVNATLGALVSQYPLLSSLASVALAKPVRALLRASARPALKWGAVGFAVWEAYQIWRQAKNSDGASDAEARQRTRP, from the coding sequence ATGAGCGCGGCCCAGTACCGCGCGCTGCGCAAGGAACTGCTGATCCTGCGCTCCGACGTCGAGCGCCTCGAACTCGCGCAAGCGGGCGCCGAGCTGCGCCAGTCCGTCACGCATTTCAAGTGGTTGAAGCTCCTCGTGCCTGGGGTATCGGGCGGATCGCTCGGCAAGTCGGCGAGAAACGTGAACGCGACGCTCGGCGCGCTCGTCAGCCAGTATCCGCTATTGAGCTCGCTCGCGTCGGTCGCGCTCGCGAAGCCCGTGCGCGCGCTGTTGCGCGCGAGCGCACGCCCGGCGCTCAAATGGGGCGCCGTCGGCTTCGCGGTTTGGGAGGCCTACCAGATCTGGAGGCAGGCGAAGAACAGCGACGGCGCATCCGACGCCGAGGCTCGGCAACGCACACGCCCATGA
- a CDS encoding DUF883 family protein: protein MSEVNKEKLMSDIKTVLADAEDLLKQAASSTGDRATELREKALARLKQAKEKAADVQVVVVEKGKKAARATDDYVHEHPWTSIGVAAGVGVLIGLLINRK, encoded by the coding sequence ATGTCTGAAGTCAACAAGGAGAAACTGATGTCGGATATCAAAACTGTTCTCGCGGACGCGGAAGACCTGCTGAAGCAGGCCGCGAGCAGCACGGGCGACCGTGCGACCGAGCTGCGCGAGAAAGCGCTCGCGCGTCTGAAACAGGCGAAGGAGAAGGCAGCCGACGTTCAGGTGGTCGTCGTCGAGAAGGGCAAGAAGGCGGCACGCGCCACCGACGATTACGTGCACGAGCACCCGTGGACGTCGATCGGCGTCGCGGCTGGCGTCGGCGTGCTGATCGGCCTTCTGATCAATCGCAAGTAA
- a CDS encoding peroxiredoxin, which translates to MSLRLGDIAPDFEQDSSLGRVKFHEWLGNSWGVLFSHPADYTPVCTTELGLTAKLKGEFEKRNVKVIALSVDSVESHKGWIDDINDTQATSVGFPIIADGDRKVSELYDMIHPNANETLTVRSLFVIDPNKKVRLIITYPASTGRNFDEVLRVIDSLQLTDNYKVATPGNWKDGDDVVIVPSLQDPEELKQRFPKGFKAVRPYLRLTPQPNK; encoded by the coding sequence ATGAGTCTACGTCTTGGCGACATCGCGCCGGATTTCGAGCAGGATTCGAGCCTCGGCCGCGTCAAATTCCATGAATGGCTTGGCAACAGTTGGGGCGTCCTGTTCTCGCATCCGGCCGACTACACGCCCGTGTGCACGACGGAGCTCGGCCTGACCGCGAAGCTCAAGGGCGAATTCGAGAAGCGCAACGTGAAGGTGATCGCGCTGTCGGTCGACAGCGTGGAGTCGCACAAGGGCTGGATCGACGACATCAACGACACGCAGGCGACGAGCGTCGGCTTTCCGATCATCGCCGACGGCGACCGCAAGGTTTCGGAACTCTACGACATGATCCATCCGAACGCGAACGAGACGCTGACCGTGCGTTCGCTGTTCGTGATCGATCCGAACAAGAAGGTGCGCCTCATCATCACCTACCCGGCGAGCACCGGCCGCAACTTCGACGAAGTGCTGCGCGTCATCGATTCGCTGCAGTTGACCGACAACTACAAGGTCGCGACGCCCGGCAACTGGAAGGACGGCGACGATGTCGTGATCGTGCCGTCCCTGCAGGATCCGGAAGAACTGAAGCAA
- the ybgC gene encoding tol-pal system-associated acyl-CoA thioesterase has protein sequence MRAMIEPSRQPDAAPDFAWPVRVYYEDTDAGGIVYYANYLRFFERARTEWLRACGIDQSRIADETGAIFIVRQADLDYRAPARLDDTLQIICRIARIGRASVEFEQQAWRADTLLVAADIRIGCVDRSAFKPTAIPAPVFAALERGPAIKPASRVNGACVSAV, from the coding sequence ATGCGCGCCATGATCGAACCCAGCCGACAGCCCGACGCGGCACCCGACTTCGCGTGGCCGGTCCGCGTGTATTACGAGGACACCGACGCCGGCGGCATCGTCTACTACGCGAATTACCTGAGATTCTTCGAACGCGCGCGCACCGAGTGGCTGCGCGCATGCGGAATCGACCAAAGCCGGATCGCCGACGAAACGGGCGCGATTTTCATCGTCCGCCAAGCGGACCTCGACTATCGCGCGCCGGCGCGGCTCGACGACACGCTGCAAATCATCTGCAGAATCGCGCGCATCGGCCGCGCGAGCGTCGAATTCGAACAACAGGCGTGGCGGGCAGACACGCTGCTCGTCGCGGCCGACATTCGGATCGGCTGCGTCGACCGCTCGGCGTTCAAGCCGACCGCGATCCCGGCCCCCGTCTTCGCCGCACTCGAACGCGGGCCGGCCATAAAGCCGGCAAGCCGTGTCAACGGCGCATGCGTGAGTGCCGTTTAG
- a CDS encoding phage holin family protein translates to MTTETSSHQSGHGPLRRLLGSVFALLQTRLELVGIELAEEKERLMGVLFLGIAAMMLATMALISLTALIAIAFWDTYRWQSLAAITALYALGAFACWLKARSGLRNAPVVFEATLNELEKDRELFRGKP, encoded by the coding sequence ATGACGACAGAAACTTCATCGCACCAGTCCGGGCACGGACCGCTGCGCCGCCTGCTCGGCTCGGTGTTCGCTCTCCTGCAGACCCGGCTCGAACTCGTCGGCATCGAGCTCGCCGAGGAGAAGGAACGCCTGATGGGCGTGCTCTTTCTCGGGATCGCCGCGATGATGCTCGCGACGATGGCGCTCATCAGCCTGACGGCGCTCATCGCGATCGCGTTCTGGGATACCTATCGCTGGCAATCGCTCGCCGCCATCACAGCGCTCTACGCGCTCGGCGCATTCGCCTGCTGGCTGAAAGCGCGCTCGGGATTGCGCAACGCGCCCGTCGTATTCGAAGCGACGCTGAACGAACTCGAAAAGGACCGCGAGCTGTTCCGCGGCAAGCCGTGA
- the glyA gene encoding serine hydroxymethyltransferase, with the protein MFDRAQSTIANVDPEIWQAIQQENVRQEEHIELIASENYTSPAVMAAQGSQLTNKYAEGYPGKRYYGGCEYVDIVEQLAIDRVKALFGSEAANVQPNSGSQANQGVFFAMLKPGDTIMGMSLAHGGHLTHGSPVNMSGKWFNVVSYGLNENEDIDYEAADKLAHEHKPKLIVAGASAFALKIDFERLAKIAKAVGAYLMVDMAHYAGLIAAGVYPNPVPHADFVTTTTHKSLRGPRGGVILMKAEYEKQINSAIFPGIQGGPLMHVIAAKAVAFKEALSPEFKEYQQKVIENARVLAETLVKRGLRIVSGRTESHVMLVDLRAKNITGKAAEAALGNAHITVNKNAIPNDPEKPFVTSGVRLGSPAMTTRGFGPQEAELVGNLIADVLEHPEDAATIERVRAQVADLTKRFPVYR; encoded by the coding sequence ATGTTTGACAGAGCCCAAAGCACCATTGCGAACGTCGATCCCGAGATCTGGCAAGCGATCCAGCAGGAAAACGTCCGCCAGGAAGAGCACATCGAGCTGATCGCGTCGGAGAACTACACGAGCCCGGCCGTGATGGCGGCGCAAGGCTCGCAGCTCACGAACAAGTACGCGGAAGGCTACCCGGGCAAGCGCTATTACGGCGGCTGCGAATACGTCGACATCGTCGAGCAGCTTGCGATCGACCGCGTGAAGGCGCTGTTCGGCTCCGAAGCCGCGAACGTGCAGCCGAACTCCGGCTCGCAGGCGAACCAGGGCGTGTTCTTCGCGATGCTCAAGCCGGGCGATACGATCATGGGCATGAGCCTCGCGCATGGCGGCCACCTGACGCACGGCTCGCCCGTCAACATGTCGGGCAAATGGTTCAACGTCGTGAGCTACGGCTTGAACGAGAACGAAGACATCGACTACGAAGCCGCCGATAAGCTTGCGCACGAGCACAAGCCGAAGCTGATCGTCGCCGGCGCTTCGGCGTTTGCGCTGAAGATCGATTTCGAGCGTCTCGCGAAGATCGCGAAGGCGGTCGGCGCGTACCTGATGGTCGACATGGCGCACTACGCGGGCCTCATCGCCGCTGGCGTCTACCCGAACCCGGTGCCGCACGCCGATTTCGTCACGACGACGACGCACAAGAGCCTGCGCGGCCCGCGCGGCGGCGTGATCCTGATGAAGGCCGAGTACGAGAAGCAGATCAACTCGGCGATCTTCCCGGGCATCCAGGGCGGTCCGCTGATGCACGTGATTGCGGCGAAGGCCGTCGCGTTCAAGGAAGCGCTGTCGCCGGAATTCAAGGAATACCAGCAGAAGGTGATCGAGAACGCGCGCGTGCTGGCCGAGACGCTCGTCAAGCGCGGCCTGCGCATCGTGTCGGGCCGCACCGAAAGCCACGTGATGCTCGTTGACCTGCGCGCGAAGAACATTACCGGCAAGGCCGCGGAAGCGGCGCTCGGCAATGCGCACATCACGGTCAACAAGAACGCGATCCCGAACGATCCGGAGAAGCCGTTCGTGACGAGCGGCGTGCGTCTCGGCTCGCCCGCGATGACGACGCGCGGCTTCGGTCCGCAGGAAGCCGAACTGGTCGGCAACCTGATCGCCGACGTGCTCGAGCATCCGGAAGACGCGGCGACGATCGAGCGCGTGCGCGCGCAGGTCGCCGACCTGACCAAGCGTTTCCCGGTCTATCGCTGA
- the tolR gene encoding protein TolR, whose translation MAGTPIRSSMRGGRSRRSMADINVVPYIDVMLVLLVIFMVTAPLVAPSIVNLPTVGNAAPQEQTPPVVINIQADGKMSVRYKGDSGASQEDTMTKAELDSFIAARQADHPDQPVVIAADKTVQYDAVMTVMSDLKARGVKRVGLLVKSQ comes from the coding sequence ATGGCCGGCACTCCCATTCGTTCCAGCATGCGCGGCGGCCGCTCGCGCCGCTCGATGGCCGACATCAACGTCGTGCCCTACATCGACGTGATGCTCGTGCTGCTCGTCATTTTCATGGTGACGGCGCCCCTCGTCGCGCCGTCGATCGTCAATCTGCCAACCGTCGGCAACGCCGCGCCCCAGGAGCAGACGCCGCCCGTCGTCATCAACATCCAGGCCGACGGCAAGATGAGCGTCCGCTACAAGGGCGATTCGGGCGCGTCGCAGGAAGACACGATGACGAAGGCCGAGCTCGACAGCTTCATCGCTGCGCGCCAGGCCGACCATCCGGATCAGCCCGTCGTGATCGCGGCCGACAAAACGGTTCAATATGACGCGGTGATGACCGTGATGTCCGATCTGAAGGCGCGCGGCGTGAAGCGCGTCGGTCTGCTCGTCAAATCGCAATGA
- a CDS encoding GspH/FimT family pseudopilin, translated as MRSERGSRAVAGFMLVELMVALVIVALVAVLSVPTFAGARMRDRVDARARVFGASLAYARGEAVRLGARVVLCRSAAAANCIAAGRPCDDGTTDWSCGWAVAVSDGERGMRVLRRIARDARVAVTGATVDVIFTPPAGQVIGGFRSFEFAPSDASGAWRGDRWRRCLRIAAGGRVRFFEGGCGAAA; from the coding sequence ATGCGATCGGAGCGTGGCAGTCGGGCGGTGGCGGGTTTCATGCTCGTCGAATTGATGGTCGCGCTCGTGATCGTCGCACTTGTCGCGGTACTGAGCGTGCCGACGTTCGCGGGCGCTCGGATGCGCGACCGGGTCGACGCGCGTGCGCGCGTGTTCGGCGCATCGCTTGCCTATGCGCGCGGCGAGGCGGTGAGGCTCGGCGCGCGCGTGGTGCTCTGCCGCAGCGCCGCGGCCGCGAACTGTATTGCGGCGGGACGGCCGTGCGATGACGGGACGACCGACTGGTCATGCGGCTGGGCCGTCGCCGTCTCGGATGGCGAGCGCGGCATGCGCGTGTTGCGCCGTATCGCGCGTGATGCCCGAGTCGCCGTGACGGGGGCGACTGTCGACGTCATATTCACGCCGCCCGCAGGCCAGGTGATCGGCGGCTTCCGGAGTTTCGAATTTGCACCGAGTGACGCATCGGGCGCGTGGCGCGGCGACCGCTGGCGTCGTTGCCTGCGGATCGCGGCGGGCGGCCGCGTGCGGTTTTTCGAGGGCGGCTGCGGGGCGGCGGCATGA
- a CDS encoding type IV pilin protein, with the protein MSCIERSSRLRGFTLIEVVVALAIVAVLAAFAVPSYRSHVERGNRLTAIAALYRAAQYVDAFGDAPPAALPDGMNRAPDSGRVVYVLRITLDDARGGYALEASPAADGAMQGDRCGVYVLHADGTRGNRAAGGAAFDEGVLGADVCWRAS; encoded by the coding sequence ATGTCGTGTATCGAACGCAGCTCGCGCTTGCGGGGCTTCACATTGATCGAAGTGGTCGTCGCGCTCGCGATCGTGGCCGTGCTCGCGGCGTTTGCCGTGCCGTCGTATCGCAGTCATGTCGAACGAGGGAACCGGCTGACCGCGATTGCCGCGCTGTATCGCGCCGCTCAATACGTGGACGCGTTCGGCGATGCGCCGCCCGCCGCATTACCGGACGGGATGAACAGGGCGCCCGATTCCGGTCGGGTTGTCTACGTGTTGCGGATCACGCTCGACGACGCGCGCGGCGGATATGCACTGGAGGCGAGTCCTGCCGCCGACGGCGCGATGCAGGGCGATAGATGCGGCGTCTATGTGCTGCACGCGGACGGCACGCGGGGGAATCGCGCGGCCGGAGGCGCCGCCTTCGATGAAGGCGTGCTGGGAGCCGATGTGTGCTGGCGAGCCAGCTAG
- a CDS encoding type IV pillus assembly protein — MMGATRWRAHTLIEVMIAMALGLMILLAAMTLYRVQRAAYSAAADAARLRDAAQAALALISQQIQLAGFVPLDALDARSVPGLFGCAAGRPVGADGQLACDSLASGSDGLVVRYVGDGVSTWPTASGRATDCLGQGVGVADAQPLIVNRFYARVSASTGEPELYCEGSGRPGIAQPLVEGVERLRLRYRLHGAARWIDAQALSADDWTDVTAVSVCVQVRGMRTGRAARYVDCEGRAASAPDTRARLSLRRYVAVRNRAGA; from the coding sequence ATGATGGGAGCAACACGTTGGCGCGCGCACACGCTGATCGAGGTGATGATCGCGATGGCGCTCGGCTTGATGATTTTGCTTGCCGCGATGACGCTCTATCGCGTGCAGCGCGCAGCCTATTCGGCGGCGGCCGATGCCGCGCGCCTGCGCGACGCGGCGCAGGCGGCGCTCGCGCTGATCTCGCAACAGATCCAGTTGGCGGGTTTCGTGCCGCTCGATGCGCTTGATGCGCGCTCTGTGCCGGGGCTGTTCGGCTGCGCTGCGGGGCGCCCCGTCGGCGCCGACGGGCAGCTTGCATGCGATTCGCTGGCAAGCGGTTCCGATGGCCTCGTCGTTCGCTATGTGGGAGACGGCGTTTCCACGTGGCCGACGGCGAGCGGGCGGGCGACGGACTGTCTCGGCCAAGGTGTCGGCGTGGCCGACGCGCAGCCGCTGATCGTCAACCGTTTCTACGCACGCGTCAGCGCATCGACGGGCGAACCTGAACTTTATTGCGAAGGCAGCGGCAGGCCCGGCATCGCGCAGCCGCTCGTCGAAGGTGTCGAGCGCTTGCGTCTGCGCTACCGGTTGCACGGCGCCGCACGGTGGATCGATGCGCAGGCCTTGTCTGCCGACGATTGGACCGATGTGACCGCCGTTTCCGTTTGCGTGCAAGTGCGGGGCATGCGCACGGGGCGCGCGGCGCGTTACGTCGACTGCGAGGGGCGAGCGGCGAGCGCGCCGGACACTCGCGCGAGACTATCGCTTCGGCGATATGTTGCGGTCCGTAATCGAGCGGGCGCATGA
- a CDS encoding pilus assembly protein: protein MRGSRGIALPGVLALTASLLVMSLAWFEIATTEVRRTTNVASRFIAFRAADAALEACADALRSGAAPLPSASGGTAPTHEPSGWRQPGAFDGIGAFRPYAGWPGAAQAPSCLIEAWRLPARPDARAYLVTARGVGAARDTVEWLQLQIAIESGRVERRWRRVVGRPA from the coding sequence ATGCGCGGTTCGCGGGGCATCGCGCTGCCGGGCGTGCTTGCCTTGACGGCCTCGCTCCTCGTCATGTCGCTTGCGTGGTTCGAGATCGCGACGACGGAGGTCCGGCGCACGACGAACGTCGCGAGCCGATTCATTGCATTCCGTGCGGCGGATGCGGCGCTCGAAGCATGCGCGGACGCACTGCGGAGCGGCGCGGCGCCGTTACCATCGGCAAGCGGCGGCACGGCGCCGACGCATGAGCCGAGCGGCTGGCGGCAACCGGGTGCATTCGACGGCATCGGCGCATTCAGGCCGTACGCCGGATGGCCGGGCGCGGCGCAGGCGCCAAGTTGCTTGATCGAAGCGTGGAGGTTGCCGGCGCGCCCCGACGCGCGCGCCTACCTCGTGACCGCGCGCGGTGTGGGCGCGGCGCGCGATACGGTCGAGTGGCTGCAATTGCAGATTGCGATCGAGAGCGGACGCGTCGAACGCCGGTGGCGCCGGGTCGTGGGCCGGCCGGCATAG
- the nrdR gene encoding transcriptional regulator NrdR, which yields MRCPFCRHDDTQVVDSRVSEDGAAIRRRRRCSACDKRFTTYERVELALPAVVKKDGSRTEFDRRKIVASMKLALRKRPVAADAIDAAVARIEYQLLASGEREVRSEKLGELVMNELRQLDTIAYVRFASVYRRFEDVSEFADVIEEFRRAAPAKPPRKR from the coding sequence ATGCGCTGCCCGTTCTGCCGGCACGACGATACGCAAGTGGTGGATTCGCGCGTGTCGGAAGACGGCGCCGCGATCCGCCGGCGTCGGCGCTGCTCGGCCTGCGACAAACGTTTTACGACGTACGAGCGGGTCGAGCTGGCGTTGCCGGCCGTTGTGAAGAAGGACGGCAGCCGCACCGAATTCGACCGCCGCAAGATCGTCGCCAGCATGAAACTGGCGCTGCGCAAGCGCCCGGTTGCGGCCGATGCGATCGACGCGGCGGTCGCCCGCATCGAATATCAGTTGCTCGCGTCCGGCGAGCGCGAAGTCCGCAGCGAAAAGCTCGGCGAACTCGTGATGAACGAGTTGCGCCAGCTCGATACGATCGCCTACGTGCGTTTCGCGTCTGTCTACCGTCGGTTCGAAGACGTCTCCGAATTCGCGGACGTGATCGAGGAGTTCCGCCGCGCGGCACCCGCGAAACCGCCGCGCAAGCGCTGA
- a CDS encoding SDR family NAD(P)-dependent oxidoreductase, giving the protein MIVFVTGASAGFGAAIARAFVKGGHRVVASARRKERLDALAAELGGALLPIELDVRDRAAVEAVPAALPAEFAAIDVLVNNAGLALGVEPAHRASLDEWQTMIDTNCSGLVTVTRTLLPGMVERGRGHIFNLGSVAGSYPYPGGNVYGATKAFVRQFSLNLRADLIGTPLRVTDIEPGLCGGTEFSNVRYRGDDEKAANVYANVQPLTAEDIADTIYWIATRPAHVNINTIEMMPVAQAPAGLTVHRG; this is encoded by the coding sequence ATGATCGTGTTCGTCACCGGTGCGTCGGCAGGTTTCGGCGCCGCCATCGCCCGCGCCTTCGTCAAGGGCGGCCACCGCGTCGTCGCCTCCGCTCGCCGCAAGGAGCGCCTCGATGCGCTCGCCGCCGAGCTCGGCGGCGCCCTGCTGCCGATCGAGCTCGACGTGCGCGACCGCGCGGCCGTCGAGGCCGTGCCGGCCGCGCTGCCTGCGGAATTCGCCGCGATCGACGTCCTCGTCAACAACGCGGGCCTCGCGCTCGGCGTCGAGCCCGCGCATCGGGCGAGCCTCGACGAGTGGCAGACGATGATCGACACCAACTGCTCGGGCCTCGTCACGGTCACGCGCACGCTGCTGCCCGGCATGGTCGAGCGCGGCCGCGGCCACATCTTCAACCTCGGCTCGGTCGCGGGCAGCTATCCATACCCGGGCGGCAACGTCTATGGCGCGACCAAGGCGTTCGTGCGCCAGTTCAGCCTGAACCTGCGCGCCGACCTGATCGGCACGCCGCTGCGCGTCACCGATATCGAACCGGGCCTCTGCGGCGGCACCGAATTCTCGAACGTGCGCTACCGCGGCGACGACGAGAAGGCGGCGAACGTCTACGCAAACGTCCAGCCGCTCACCGCCGAGGACATCGCCGACACGATCTACTGGATCGCAACCCGTCCCGCGCACGTGAACATCAACACGATCGAGATGATGCCTGTCGCGCAGGCGCCCGCCGGTCTCACCGTCCATCGCGGCTGA